The following proteins are encoded in a genomic region of Xanthomonas cassavae CFBP 4642:
- a CDS encoding septal ring lytic transglycosylase RlpA family protein → MNSMTGPKWLIPMALMLGLAACSSAPKKGAGSTGSGAIKGVKVDGKGPAYVATGCPPTSPYAAAKEDPSTRGDYTAGGLYKPGVKDSTPDHVPNVACIPEPLVTNEPRSAVGNRSPYEVLGKRYVVMDNPGDYVERGTASYYGSKFHGRLTSNKEVYDMYAFTAAHKTLPLPSFALVTNTDTGDSVVVRVNDRGPFHDGRVIDLSYAAAVKLGITGKGTGNVEVRGLTEADNGNLLAKRRRSQPASTAVATARPVAGSSQIDGLVQRLPTRTVPPRAAASAGTVVAAPAAASNGAVVIPAGERWRYRVADSRQPGNADNFDAWMQAQGVRVATGKPAAATPRPAAAAPVAVAVVKAPASAPARPVKVDPVPARAPSAAESALGDILLQVASFASRENANRALSQLASAGIAGASVSDIVSGGRTLWRLRVNARDHANASEIAQRIAGLGFGRPQIVAN, encoded by the coding sequence ATGAACAGCATGACAGGCCCCAAGTGGCTGATCCCGATGGCATTGATGCTGGGCCTGGCGGCCTGCAGCAGCGCACCGAAGAAAGGTGCCGGCAGCACCGGTAGCGGTGCCATCAAGGGCGTCAAGGTCGATGGCAAGGGACCGGCGTATGTCGCGACCGGATGCCCCCCCACGTCGCCGTACGCGGCGGCCAAGGAAGACCCGTCCACGCGTGGCGATTACACCGCCGGCGGCCTGTACAAACCCGGCGTCAAGGACAGTACGCCGGACCACGTGCCCAACGTGGCCTGCATTCCCGAACCCCTGGTCACCAACGAGCCGCGCTCGGCGGTGGGCAACCGCTCGCCGTATGAGGTGCTGGGCAAGCGCTACGTGGTGATGGACAACCCCGGCGACTATGTCGAACGCGGGACCGCCTCGTATTACGGCAGCAAATTCCACGGCCGGCTGACCTCCAACAAGGAGGTCTACGACATGTACGCCTTCACTGCCGCGCACAAGACCCTGCCACTGCCAAGCTTTGCACTGGTCACCAATACCGACACCGGCGACTCGGTGGTGGTGCGGGTCAACGACCGCGGTCCGTTTCACGACGGACGCGTGATCGATCTGAGCTACGCCGCGGCGGTCAAGCTGGGCATCACCGGCAAGGGCACCGGCAATGTGGAAGTGCGCGGGCTGACCGAAGCCGATAACGGCAACCTGCTGGCCAAGCGCCGCCGCAGCCAGCCGGCCTCTACGGCCGTTGCCACGGCGCGGCCTGTTGCGGGCAGCAGCCAGATCGATGGTCTGGTGCAGCGCCTGCCCACCCGCACCGTGCCGCCACGTGCGGCGGCGAGCGCAGGTACGGTGGTTGCCGCGCCTGCCGCTGCCTCGAATGGCGCTGTGGTCATCCCGGCCGGCGAACGGTGGCGCTATCGCGTGGCCGATTCGCGCCAGCCCGGTAATGCCGACAATTTCGATGCCTGGATGCAGGCGCAGGGCGTACGTGTGGCCACCGGCAAGCCGGCGGCCGCCACGCCGCGTCCGGCTGCTGCTGCGCCGGTTGCCGTCGCGGTGGTCAAGGCGCCGGCGAGCGCGCCTGCGCGCCCGGTCAAGGTCGATCCGGTTCCGGCCAGGGCGCCCAGCGCCGCCGAATCCGCGCTGGGCGACATCCTGTTGCAGGTTGCCAGTTTCGCCAGCCGCGAAAATGCCAATCGCGCGCTGTCGCAGCTGGCATCGGCCGGCATCGCCGGAGCCAGCGTCAGCGATATCGTCAGTGGCGGACGTACCTTGTGGCGCCTGCGCGTCAATGCACGCGATCACGCCAATGCCTCGGAAATCGCGCAGCGCATCGCCGGCCTGGGCTTCGGGCGCCCGCAGATCGTCGCCAACTAG
- a CDS encoding glycoside hydrolase family 28 protein, whose amino-acid sequence MKLLSVAIGGVCLTLATQAGAVTFATGDARAVSEPSIPASCQPPLKASRTPAGRQFDDVLEKTPPDTATIQNALNTCKSGSVLLTSGSGNAFLTGPLSIPANVTLVIDQGVTLYGSRDPADYGSGCGVAASKSGGCLPLISVKGNNAGVMGIRTGGRQGTIDGRGDLTMLGKSTTWWEFGENAKKANLVQNSPDLIKVQNSNAFTLYNVNLINAAYFHFFSHIVNGLTIWGVRVKSPATSPNTDGLDLDSVVNATIHDSDVMGGDDGVAIKTIASKSANITVRNSRFYGTHGISIGSEVMSGVSNVLVENNALVSTDDAGNRSTDNNGLRIKTSIVKGGPVSQVTYRATCLYGVTSPVVINPFYAGGSGGTKPTFSAIVVDGLRSANDAGGKGWILRGYDAQTPLDLVLANVVTGNTSVTASNAKIGLSNSALTPTGPGVTTGAVQVEGAVPTCSGAPHFPAL is encoded by the coding sequence ATGAAACTGCTTTCTGTTGCCATTGGCGGCGTCTGTCTTACGCTTGCTACGCAGGCCGGTGCCGTCACCTTCGCCACCGGTGATGCCCGTGCTGTCTCCGAGCCCTCGATTCCCGCCAGTTGTCAGCCGCCCTTGAAGGCCAGCCGAACGCCGGCCGGGCGACAATTCGACGATGTGCTGGAAAAAACGCCACCCGATACCGCGACGATCCAGAACGCGCTAAATACCTGCAAGAGCGGAAGCGTGCTGCTGACCAGTGGCAGCGGCAACGCGTTTCTGACTGGCCCGCTCTCGATTCCAGCGAATGTCACCTTGGTCATCGACCAAGGCGTCACGTTGTACGGCTCACGCGATCCGGCCGACTACGGCAGCGGCTGCGGCGTGGCCGCCTCCAAGAGCGGTGGCTGCCTGCCGTTGATCAGCGTCAAGGGCAATAACGCCGGCGTCATGGGCATTCGTACCGGCGGGCGCCAGGGCACCATCGATGGGCGCGGCGATCTGACCATGCTGGGCAAGAGCACCACGTGGTGGGAGTTCGGCGAAAACGCCAAGAAGGCCAATCTGGTGCAGAACAGCCCGGACCTGATCAAGGTGCAGAACTCCAATGCGTTCACGCTCTACAACGTCAACCTGATCAATGCGGCGTACTTCCATTTCTTTTCGCATATCGTCAACGGCCTCACCATCTGGGGCGTGCGGGTGAAGTCGCCGGCCACCAGCCCCAATACCGACGGGCTGGATCTGGACAGCGTGGTCAACGCCACCATCCACGACAGTGACGTGATGGGGGGCGACGACGGCGTGGCGATCAAGACCATCGCGTCCAAGTCGGCCAATATCACCGTACGCAACTCCCGGTTCTACGGCACCCACGGCATCTCGATCGGCAGCGAGGTGATGTCTGGCGTCAGCAACGTGCTGGTGGAGAACAATGCATTGGTGTCCACCGACGATGCGGGTAACCGCAGTACCGACAACAACGGCCTGCGCATTAAGACCAGCATCGTCAAGGGCGGCCCGGTCAGCCAGGTTACCTATCGCGCGACCTGCCTGTACGGCGTGACCAGTCCGGTGGTGATCAATCCGTTCTATGCCGGAGGCAGCGGCGGCACCAAGCCGACCTTCAGCGCCATCGTCGTGGACGGCTTGCGCAGTGCCAACGATGCCGGCGGCAAAGGCTGGATCCTGCGCGGCTACGACGCGCAGACGCCGTTGGATCTGGTGCTGGCCAATGTGGTCACCGGAAACACGTCGGTCACTGCGAGCAACGCGAAGATCGGGCTGAGCAACAGTGCACTGACGCCCACCGGTCCTGGCGTCACCACCGGTGCCGTGCAAGTCGAAGGCGCCGTGCCCACCTGCTCGGGCGCGCCGCACTTCCCGGCACTGTAA
- the mltB gene encoding lytic murein transglycosylase B produces the protein MIRRTLTCLLTLGLVACATQPSPPFPPPAASAPPARPPGTPAASATPASAAAEAPALPPVDLTPVPFEIARANFVRDTAARYGIDAAQIEATLAQAQFKDAIVTAMSRPAERVKPWNDYRPMFITQARIDGGRTFLAEHRAELSKVEAATGVPAQVIVAIIGVETSYGTNAGKHRVLDALYTLAFRYPRSGDPAKLEREVRRELFFRDELGQLFALGKEEQLDVTALIGSYAGAMGMGQFMPSSYRQFGVDGDADGKRNLFTDYNDVFASIANYFVKKGGWVRDGQVAVPATLAAGHEEFNPTDWSPVYTLADLSARGYHPNAPVVAGSTATPISLDDANGKQYWLGFQNFYAITRYNISKMYAMAVFQLSEAIAGKELPPA, from the coding sequence ATGATTCGACGCACCCTGACCTGCCTGCTCACCCTCGGCCTAGTCGCCTGCGCGACCCAGCCCAGCCCTCCGTTCCCGCCGCCGGCGGCCAGCGCTCCCCCGGCAAGGCCGCCCGGTACTCCGGCAGCGTCTGCTACGCCCGCCAGTGCCGCTGCCGAAGCGCCCGCGCTTCCGCCGGTCGACCTGACCCCGGTGCCATTCGAGATCGCCCGCGCAAACTTCGTGCGCGACACCGCCGCCCGGTACGGCATCGATGCCGCGCAGATCGAAGCCACGCTGGCGCAAGCGCAGTTCAAGGACGCCATCGTCACCGCGATGTCGCGTCCGGCCGAACGGGTCAAGCCGTGGAACGACTACCGGCCGATGTTCATCACCCAGGCCCGCATCGATGGCGGGCGCACGTTCCTGGCCGAACACCGTGCCGAGTTGAGCAAGGTGGAGGCTGCCACCGGTGTGCCGGCGCAAGTGATCGTGGCCATCATCGGGGTGGAAACCAGCTACGGTACGAACGCAGGCAAACACCGCGTGCTGGATGCGCTATACACGCTGGCGTTCCGTTATCCACGCAGCGGCGACCCGGCCAAGCTCGAGCGCGAAGTGCGGCGCGAGCTGTTTTTCCGCGATGAACTTGGTCAATTGTTCGCGCTCGGCAAGGAAGAGCAACTCGACGTCACCGCGCTGATCGGCAGCTACGCCGGTGCGATGGGCATGGGCCAGTTCATGCCATCGAGCTACCGCCAGTTCGGTGTCGATGGCGATGCCGACGGCAAGCGCAATCTGTTCACCGATTACAACGACGTGTTCGCCTCGATCGCCAACTACTTCGTCAAGAAGGGCGGCTGGGTGCGCGACGGGCAGGTAGCGGTGCCGGCTACGCTGGCCGCCGGCCACGAGGAATTCAATCCCACCGACTGGTCGCCGGTGTATACGCTGGCCGACCTGTCGGCGCGTGGCTATCACCCCAACGCACCGGTGGTGGCCGGCAGCACCGCCACGCCGATCAGCCTGGATGATGCCAACGGCAAGCAGTACTGGCTGGGGTTCCAGAACTTCTACGCAATCACCCGCTACAACATCTCCAAGATGTACGCGATGGCCGTGTTCCAGCTGTCCGAGGCCATCGCCGGCAAGGAGTTACCACCGGCATGA
- the rodA gene encoding rod shape-determining protein RodA gives MSDILRWLVDMAARFTRSLDWVLCLALGALMVIGLSVLKSAGGAANGDHLVMAQAVRFVIGLAAMWGISRMSVLRLRAWTPWVYGLSMLPLLAVFALGTGKYGRQWLDLKVFYLQPAELLKISLPMMAAWYLHRMPLPPRISTVLVTGVIIGVPTALIMLQPDFGTGVLIAASGVFVLLLAGLPWWWVAVGIGGVSAAAPVAWFWLLRPYQKDRIMMFLNPENDALGAGWNIIQSKIAIGSGGLDGKGWGLGSQSHLNFIPEQTTDFAFSVLSEEFGWIGVATVLTLYLVVIGRCLWIASQARDTYSRLVAGATGLAFFVYVLVNGGMISGLLPVVGVPMPLMSYGGTSAVSLLAGLGLVMAVKSHRPVHGY, from the coding sequence TTGAGTGACATCCTGCGCTGGTTGGTGGACATGGCCGCGCGCTTCACGCGCAGCCTGGACTGGGTGCTGTGCCTGGCGCTTGGCGCGTTGATGGTGATCGGCCTGTCGGTGCTCAAGAGCGCCGGCGGCGCCGCCAACGGCGATCACCTGGTGATGGCGCAAGCCGTGCGCTTCGTCATCGGCCTGGCTGCGATGTGGGGCATTTCGCGCATGTCGGTGCTGCGCCTGCGCGCCTGGACGCCGTGGGTGTACGGCCTGTCGATGCTGCCGTTGCTGGCGGTGTTCGCGCTGGGCACCGGCAAATACGGCCGCCAGTGGCTAGACCTGAAAGTGTTTTACCTGCAGCCGGCCGAGCTGCTCAAGATCAGCCTGCCGATGATGGCGGCCTGGTATCTGCATCGCATGCCGCTGCCGCCGCGCATCTCCACCGTGCTGGTGACCGGGGTGATCATCGGCGTGCCGACCGCACTGATCATGCTGCAGCCGGACTTCGGCACCGGCGTGCTGATCGCCGCCAGCGGCGTGTTCGTGCTGCTGCTGGCCGGGTTGCCGTGGTGGTGGGTGGCGGTGGGCATCGGCGGGGTCTCGGCGGCTGCGCCGGTGGCTTGGTTCTGGCTGCTGCGCCCGTACCAGAAGGACCGCATCATGATGTTCCTCAATCCGGAAAACGACGCGCTCGGTGCCGGCTGGAACATCATCCAGTCCAAGATCGCCATTGGCTCCGGCGGGCTGGATGGCAAGGGCTGGGGGCTGGGCTCGCAATCGCATCTGAACTTCATTCCCGAGCAGACCACCGACTTCGCGTTCTCCGTGCTCAGCGAGGAATTCGGCTGGATCGGCGTCGCCACCGTGCTGACCTTGTATCTCGTTGTCATCGGCCGCTGCCTGTGGATCGCCTCGCAGGCACGCGACACCTATTCGCGCCTGGTCGCCGGTGCCACCGGCCTGGCGTTCTTCGTCTACGTGCTGGTCAACGGCGGCATGATCTCCGGCCTGCTGCCGGTGGTGGGCGTGCCGATGCCGCTGATGAGTTACGGCGGCACCTCGGCAGTGTCGTTGCTGGCCGGGTTGGGGCTGGTGATGGCGGTGAAGTCGCATCGCCCGGTGCATGGGTATTGA